ACGGCAACCCCAATGTCACTGCCAGCGTGACCCGCGAAGTCCTGCTGCTGGCGCGCTGGATGGCCGCCGATCTGTATTTGCGTGACGTCGATCACCTGGCCGCCGAGCTGTCCATGCAGCAGGCCAGCCCGGCCCTGCTGGCCAAGGCCGGGGACAGTGCCGAACCCTACCGTGCGTTGCTCAAGCAACTTCGCGAGCGCCTGCGGGCCACCCGCAACTGGGCCCAGGCGGCGCTTGGCGCGGCGGTGCCGGCCGGGCCCGAGGTGTTGCAGAACAACCGCGAGCTGCTCGAGCCCTTGCAGCTGTGCTACCAGTCGCTGCATGAATGCGGGATGGGCGTGATTGCCGATGGCCCGCTGCTCGATTGCCTGCGCCGGGCGGTGACGTTCGGCCTGTTTCTGGTGCGTCTGGATGTGCGTCAGGACTCCAGCCGGCATACCTCGGCCATGACCGAGATCACCGATTACCTGGGCCTGGGGCGCTATGCCGACTGGAGCGAAGAGGACCGCATCACCTTCCTCAATCGCGAACTGGCCAGCCGGCGGCCGTTGCTGCCGGGCTACTTCAAGCCTTCGGCGGACACTGCCGAAGTGCTTGCCACTTGCCGCGAGATCGCCCAGGCGCCGGCGGCGTCCCTGGGTTCCTACGTGATTTCCATGGCGGGGGCGGCCTCCGATGTGCTGGCGGTGCAGTTGTTGCTCAAGGAGTCCGGGGTCCTGCGGCCGATGCGCGTGGTGCCGCTGTTCGAAACCCTGGCGGACCTGGACAACGCCGGCCCGGTGATGGAGAAACTGCTGCACTTGCCGGGCTACCGCTCGCGGCTGCAGGGGCCTCAGGAGGTGATGATCGGCTACTCGGATTCGGCCAAGGACGCCGGGACCACCGCGGCCGCCTGGGCGCAGTATCGGGCGCAGGAGCGGCTGGTGGATATCTGCCGTGAGCAACAGGTGGAGTTGCTGCTGTTCCACGGCCGCGGCGGTACTGTGGGACGCGGCGGTGGTCCGGCCCACGCGGCGATCCTGTCGCAGCCGCCGGGTTCGGTGGCGGGGCGTTTCCGTACCACCGAACAGGGGGAAATGATCCGTTTCAAATTCGGCCTGCCGGACATTGCCGAGCAGAACCTCAACCTCTACCTGGCCGCCGTGCTGGAGGCGACCCTGCTGCCGCCGCCACCACCGGAACCGGCTTGGCGTCACCTGATGGACGAACTGGCCAGCGACGGGGTCCAGGCCTATCGCGCGGTGGTGCGCGACAATCCGCAGTTTGTCGAGTACTTCCGCCAGTCCACCCCGGAGCAGGAGTTGGGCCGCCTGCCCCTGGGCAGTCGTCCGGCCAAGCGCCGGGCCGGTGGGATTGAAAGCTTGCGGGCGATTCCGTGGATCTTCGGCTGGACCCAGACCCGCCTGATGCTGCCGGCGTGGCTCGGCTGGGAGGCGGCCTTGAGCAAGGCGCTGGCCCGGGGCGAGGGTGAGTTGCTGGGGCAGATGCGTGAACAGTGGCCGTTCTTCCGCACCCGCATCGATATGCTGGAAATGGTGCTGGCCAAGGCCGATGCGGACATTGCCCGCTCTTATGACGAGCGCCTGGTGGAGGCGGAACTGCTGCCATTGGGTGCGCATTTACGCGACCTATTGTCGCAGGCCTGCGCGGTGGTCCTGGGGTTGACCGGACAGTCGCAATTGCTGGCCCACAGCCCCGATACCCTGGAGTTCATCCGCCTGCGCAATACCTACCTGGATCCGCTGCACTTGCTGCAGGCGGAGCTGCTGGCGCGCTCGCGCCAGCAGGAGGCGCCGCAAGGAAGTCCCGTGGAACAGGCGTTGCTGGTCTCCGTGGCCGGTATCGCCGCCGGTTTGCGCAACACCGGCTGAGGCGGCAGAGGGCTGTTTGCCTGCTCTGGCGCAGCCCTGATCAGGACAAACCCAAGGTGTCGCTCAGATTCATCTGGCGACACTTTGTTATGGGGTTGCGACTTGTTCTACCCGGCCAAAGTGGCATAAAAAGGCCGGGTTCCTCCGACTTTCGACTGCTTGTGCGGGCTGTGTCGGCTGTGTATCTTGATCAGCCTTTGGCCGTTTGGGCGGTCATCACCCTATTTTTGAGATTGGCCCCACGAGGCGAATCCGAGCGTTTCTAAATAAAAAATTGAGGAGCACATCGATGCGCGTAATTCTGCTGGGAGCTCCCGGGGCCGGTAAAGGTACTCAGGCAAAGTTCATCACCGAAAAGTTCGGCATTCCACAGATCTCCACCGGCGACATGCTGCGTGCTGCGGTCAAGGCCGGCACCGAGCTGGGCCTGAAGGCCAAGAGCGTGATGGACAGCGGTGGCCTGGTGTCCGACGACCTGATCATCAACCTGGTCAAGGAACGCATCAGCCAGCCTGACTGCGCCAAGGGTTTCCTGTTCGACGGTTTCCCGCGCACCATTCCTCAGGCCGAAGCACTGGTCAAAGCCGGTGTGGAACTGGACAACGTGGTGGAAATCGCTGTCGACGACGAAGAGATCGTCCAGCGTATCGCCGGTCGCCGTGTACACGAGGCGTCGGGCCGTGTGTACCACACCGTCTACAACCCGCCGAAGATTGCCGGCAAGGACGACATCACCGGTGAAGACCTGGTGCAGCGCAAGGACGACACCGAAGAAACCGTGCGTCATCGCCTGTCGGTCTATCACTCCCAGACCAAGCCGCTGGTGGAGTTCTACCAGCAACTGGCCTCGACCCAGGGCAAGCCGAAGTACAGCCACATCCCGGGTGTGGGTTCGGTGGAAGTGATCACTGCCAAGGTACTTGAAGCCCTGAGCTGAATTACCTGATCGTTTGATCGTTCAACGGCCCGCTTGCGGGCCGTTGCTGTTTATAATGCGTCACTTTTTTCAATGCCGATGGAACCCCGAATGAGCACCTTGCTGGCCCTGGACACCGCGACTGAAGCTTGCTCCGTTGCTTTGCTGCATGACGGCAAGGTCACGAGCCATTACGAGGTGATCCCGCGCCTGCATGCGCAGAAGCTGTTGCCGATGATCAAGGAACTGCTGGCCAATGCCGGTACCACCTTACAGGCGGTGGATGCGATTGCCTTCGGCCGTGGGCCGGGCGCCTTTACCGGTGTGCGCATCGCCATTGGCGTGGTGCAGGGGCTGGCCTTCGCCCTGGAGCGTCCGGTGCTGCCGGTGTCCAACCTGGCGGTGCTGGCCCAGCGCGCCCTGCGTGAGCACGGTGCGACTCAGGTGGCCGCGGCCATCGATGCGCGCATGGATGAAGTCTATTGGGGCTGTTATCGGGAAACGGCCGGCGAGATGCGCCTGGTCGGGGCCGAAGCCGTGCTGGCGCCGGAAGTCGCGAGCTTGCCGGCAGGCGCCAGTGGTGACTGGTTTGGCGCGGGCACGGGCTGGGGGTATGGCGAGCGCATTGCCGTCACGCTCAGCGCTCGGGACGCGGGCATGCTGCCCCATGCCGAAGACCTGCTGACCCTGGCGAAATTTGCCTGGGAGCGGGGCGAGGCGATTGTCGCCGACGAGGCTCAGCCGGTCTATC
This genomic stretch from Pseudomonas sp. Os17 harbors:
- the ppc gene encoding phosphoenolpyruvate carboxylase; the encoded protein is MTDIDARLREDVHLLGELLGNTIRDQYGEAFLDKIEQIRKGAKADRRGSPGAELSASLDSLSEDELLPVARAFNQFLNLANIAEQYQLIHRRDESQPAPFEARVLPELLARLRAEGHSADALARQLARLEIELVLTAHPTEVARRTLIQKYDAIAAQLAAQDHRDLTSAERGQIQERLQRLIAEAWHTEEIRRTRPTPVDEAKWGFAVIEHSLWQAIPNYLRKADKALFEATGLRLPLESAPIRFASWMGGDRDGNPNVTASVTREVLLLARWMAADLYLRDVDHLAAELSMQQASPALLAKAGDSAEPYRALLKQLRERLRATRNWAQAALGAAVPAGPEVLQNNRELLEPLQLCYQSLHECGMGVIADGPLLDCLRRAVTFGLFLVRLDVRQDSSRHTSAMTEITDYLGLGRYADWSEEDRITFLNRELASRRPLLPGYFKPSADTAEVLATCREIAQAPAASLGSYVISMAGAASDVLAVQLLLKESGVLRPMRVVPLFETLADLDNAGPVMEKLLHLPGYRSRLQGPQEVMIGYSDSAKDAGTTAAAWAQYRAQERLVDICREQQVELLLFHGRGGTVGRGGGPAHAAILSQPPGSVAGRFRTTEQGEMIRFKFGLPDIAEQNLNLYLAAVLEATLLPPPPPEPAWRHLMDELASDGVQAYRAVVRDNPQFVEYFRQSTPEQELGRLPLGSRPAKRRAGGIESLRAIPWIFGWTQTRLMLPAWLGWEAALSKALARGEGELLGQMREQWPFFRTRIDMLEMVLAKADADIARSYDERLVEAELLPLGAHLRDLLSQACAVVLGLTGQSQLLAHSPDTLEFIRLRNTYLDPLHLLQAELLARSRQQEAPQGSPVEQALLVSVAGIAAGLRNTG
- the adk gene encoding adenylate kinase → MRVILLGAPGAGKGTQAKFITEKFGIPQISTGDMLRAAVKAGTELGLKAKSVMDSGGLVSDDLIINLVKERISQPDCAKGFLFDGFPRTIPQAEALVKAGVELDNVVEIAVDDEEIVQRIAGRRVHEASGRVYHTVYNPPKIAGKDDITGEDLVQRKDDTEETVRHRLSVYHSQTKPLVEFYQQLASTQGKPKYSHIPGVGSVEVITAKVLEALS
- the tsaB gene encoding tRNA (adenosine(37)-N6)-threonylcarbamoyltransferase complex dimerization subunit type 1 TsaB, translated to MSTLLALDTATEACSVALLHDGKVTSHYEVIPRLHAQKLLPMIKELLANAGTTLQAVDAIAFGRGPGAFTGVRIAIGVVQGLAFALERPVLPVSNLAVLAQRALREHGATQVAAAIDARMDEVYWGCYRETAGEMRLVGAEAVLAPEVASLPAGASGDWFGAGTGWGYGERIAVTLSARDAGMLPHAEDLLTLAKFAWERGEAIVADEAQPVYLRDKVATPKAR